Part of the bacterium genome is shown below.
CAGGAGGTGGAACACGTCCTCGAGGAGATCTCCGCGTCTCAGCCAGTAGGACGGAGAGAAGGTCTGTGAACTGAAGTAGCGGCCGCAGTGGGTACAGCGGTACCGCTGAATCCTGCGCGGCCGGGCCTCGCGTTCGTAGAAACCCTTCTTCTGAAAGCGCCAACCGGTTGGATCTGAATGGAAATCGCAGTCGGGGTTCGGGCAGTGGGGTGGTCGTCGAGGGAAGTGAAGCGTCGGCATGAAGCCCGACATCGCAGGATGCGTGCCGGGTGCAGACTACGGTCCACGTCTCAGGGGAAGACGAGCTCGCCGTCCTCCGCGATCACCACTTCGCCACCGAACGTGTTTCCCACGAGGCGCGACATCTGGATCTCGAAGAACGGCGGCGGGCGGAGTCGGACCAACACGAGTCGGTCCACCTGTGCGTCCGTCGCGAGACGCCCCGCATCGTCGATCAGCGTGTGCAGCGCGCGATCCCGGTCGATTCGCTCCGCATCCTCGACGATCGCGCCGGTCCCCTCGAGCTCGGCGACCGTCGGGAGATAGGCGGCCTCGTGGATCAACACGTCGGCGCCGCCGGCGAAGCTCGCGAGCTCCTCGTGACCCCAGCCGGCGCCGGAGATCACGATCCGGGACCGACCGTCGGTGAAGCGCCAGGCGAGGGTCGGAATCGGACCGCCCGGGAGGGCGCGCGCCTCGATCGTGAGCGGGCCGACTGCTTCGGCGTATCCGTCGCCGACTTCCTGGACGTCGATCCGGCCGCCGTCCTCCGGGAGGCCCAGCGCCTCTCCCATCGCGGCGTTGCCGGCGGCGTGGGCAGCACTGATCCCCTCGACGAGGGCGCGGGTTCCCGTCGGTCCGACGACGCGGAGGGGCGCTTCGCGGTCCGTCAGCCAGCCGTTCACGAGGAGGTCGTCGAGGCCGACGGTGTTCCAGGGCAGGAGGTTGGTCAGGAAGACGACCGCTGGCTGGTCGACCGGGATCTTCGCGAGGCGCAGCCCCTCGGCGATCCCGCGGCCCGCATCGACGAGCACGACCGTCGTTCCGAGGCCGACCGCGGTCGCGGGGCCGCGGCGTTCGGGGTTCTCGAACTCGCTCCCCGTTCCGACGGTCACGACGGACAGCTCGTCGTAGTCCGCTGGATCGAGCGGCGCGACGATCTCCGCCATCTCCGCCGCACGCCAGAGCACGCCGGCGCCGACCCAGGCGAGGATCAGGATGAGGAAAACGATTCCGAGAAAGGCGAGTCGTCCGTCCATGGATCAGTCGAATACTACGGTCTTGTTGTCGTACACGAGGACGCGACCGTCGAGATGCCAGGAGACGGCGCGGGAGAGCACGGTCCGCTCCACGTCTCGCCCCTTGCGCACGAGATCCTTCGGCGTGTCCCGATGCGAGACGCGGACCACATCCTGCTCGATGATCGGTCCTTCGTCGAGGTCGAGGGTCGCGTAGTGGGCGGTCGCGCCGATCCGCTTCACGCCGCGTCCGTACGCCTGATGGTAGGGGCGGCCTCCCTGGAAGGCGGGCAGGAAGGAGTGGTGGATGTTGATGATGCGCATCGGAAAGGCGTCGATCATCTGCTTCGACAGGATCTGCATGTACCGCGCCATCACCACGAGATCGATCCGATACTCGCCCAGGAGATCGATCTCCTTGCGCTCCTGCTCCGCCTTCGTCTCCTTCGTGATCGGATAGATGCGGTAGTCGATGCCGAACTGCTCCGCGATCGGTTCGAGATCCGGGTGGTTGCTCACGATCAGCGGGATGTCGCAGTGGAGCTCGCCCGAACGGTGGCGCAGGAGGAGGTCGTAGAGGCAGTGGTCGGTCTTCGAGACGAAGATCGCCATCCGCGGGACGTCCCGGTCGAGGCGAAGGGTCCATTCCATCTCGAAGCGGTCGGCCACTTCACGGATCGCGCCCTGCAGGGTCTTCTCGTCGATCACGGAGCCGCCGTTGCCGGTCGCGAGATCGAATCGGATGCGCTGGAAGAACTTCCCCGCGACGGAATCGGTGTGCTGGTCCGCGTCCAGGATGTTCAGGCCGAGGGCGAAGAGCAGTTGCGAGAGGGCGGCCACCAGCCCCGGGCGATCGTCGCAGCTCACCAGGAGCGTGGCGGTCGTCGAGTCTTTAGGGGGGGTCGGCATCGGGGTTCTCCTGCGGGAATCCGGGCGAGGAGCGTAGCCGAGGGGGGCGATCTGGCGAGGTTCGTCGTTCAGCTGGCCATGGAGCTATGGCCGCACCCGGATCGCTCCGATAAGTTCCTCAGCAGGGAATTCACTCATTCCCGAGTTCACCGCGGCCCGTTCATGGGGGCGAGTCGTGGGAGCGGCCCGGAGGGGCGGTTACGGCGACCACCTGAGCCCGGGAACCAGGCATGCGCTTTGGGGCGCATGCCCATCCATACCATGCCGACTTTGGGAGGTAAGAATGGACCAACGTAGCACTACGGCGAGTGAGGTGGTGGCGTCCTAGCAACGCTGAACCGTTTCGTCGAAATAGCTAGGTGCTGCGTGGGACGCAGGTTCCCAACGCCGCCGCCCCTGGGATCGCGGATGTCGTAGCCGCTTCGGGGCCTGATGGCCTGATCCCAGGGACTTTCTCGTTCTGGGCCCCGGAATGTGAATCATCCGGGCCGAACGTGATGACGCGTCCGCTCTTCAGCCGTGCGTCGCTCGAGGCCGCCGGGCCAGGAGGCCCAGGCCGAGCCCGAGCAGGATCGCCGTGCCCGGTTCCGGCACGAGATTCCAGGTCAGCCGGTCGGCGATGAAGAAGGCCGAGCCGCCGGAGTCGTGGCTGATGCGGAGCGTGTCGAACTCGATGTCCCGCAGGCCGTAGACCGCGGCCGCGCAGCACGTGCCGTGGCTGAACACGGTGGTCTCGACCACCGAGCCCGCGCGCAACGCCGTGAACTCGAACGCGTTGCCGTCGTTGGCGGCGAACTCCATCGCGACGGCCGTGACCGTGCCCGAGAAGATGATCTCGATCGTCGCGTTGACGGTGCCGGTTCCGGTCTGGAAGTTCGCGAAGTTGTTCCCGTCCCAACCGAGCGCGCCGCGGTTGTTCTCGTACCAGACGTTCGGCGAGAACGTCACGCCGTAGCCGGCTTCGTACTGGTTCGTGATGACCGTGCTCTGGCTCATCGCGATCTCGTCGAAGTCGAGGGAGAGCGTCGAGGCGTCCGCGAAGGAGAAGTCCGTCGCGGGAAGCGCCAGGGCACGCGTCGACCCGAGAAGGAGCCAGAACGTCGCGAGGAGGAGGATTCGTCCGGCGGACCGGTGGCATCGCGCGAAAGAGCGTCGGGACATCTTGAGGATCTCGAGGAAAGAAGGTGGATTCCTCGGGACTCATCGACCGGGACCGCCCAGGGCTCGATCGGGAACGGTCCGAATCGCGGCGCATGCGGCGGAGTTGCCGCCGCGTTGCCGGTCGCTTTGGGGGTGCCGCTTCGTTCGACCGGACGTGTCGGCGTGATCTCAGCCGTCGGCCATCTTCCACATGATTCGTACGGCCGGGAATCGGATCGGATCCCGTCCGTCGTCGTGCGCCTCGATCCAGCGATCGAACGCTTCGCGGTCCAGATCGGGCGGAAAGGTCCACCAGGGCTGGCCGAAGGCAGCGCGGACGTACTCACGGAAGAGTCCGGCCGCGTCGACACGGTCGGCCGTGGTGAAGTTCGTCTCGCCGCAGGGAGTGCCCTCTGCCGCGAGGCTCGAGGCCCGTTGGCGCCAGGCCTCGAGAGCGCCGTGGCGCGCAGCGTACTCACGCTCGAACGTGTCGAGATAGCGCCCTTCGAGGATCTCGTTTCGGTGGAATGCACCGTAGACGATCCATGCCGCGAGGGCGCATGCGTCCGCCGGAGAGCCGGCGGCCTGGGTGTAGATCACGACCTGCACGTCCGGAGCGGCGATGGACCCGGGTCGAACGCCGACCTGCGCGTGGAGGGCTTCGACGAGACCGACGATGTGATCGTCTGCGGTCGGGTCGCCGTGGAACTCGCCCGTGATTCGTACCTTGAAGAACAGGTGGTTCTTCACGTTCACGAAACCGAAGCTGCGCGCGCGGAGGCGTTCGGAATCGGCGAGGACGAGACTGCGTTCGATCAGGACACCCGCCGACTCGGCCGTTCCGTCGGGGGAGAGCTGGCGGAAGGTCGGAGGGCCGTACGCGAGACGGTCGCGACGGGCGGCGATGTCCATCCCGTCCAGGATGGACTGGGCTTCGATCGAGAGGGCGGCGGAGAGGGTCGATTCCTCGTGGATCGTGATCGGGTAGACGTAGACGTCGATCTTGGCGTCGGGGTAGCTGTCGTCGCGATAGCTGATCATGTGTCCGAGCTCCGGTTCGGGGAAGGAGCGGATCCCCACGCGTCGGAGGTCGTCGATTCGCTCGGGGGCCACGAGGTCGGCTCGGTCGACGCGGTGCAGGGTGACGAACCCCTGTTCGACCAGGGAGACCGGTCCCGTCGTCGGGGCACAGCCGGGCGCTGCGAAGAGCATCAGGGCGAGGCTCAGGAAGAGCGACCCTCTCGGACGAGCCGTTCGAGCGCCGAGTCTGGTCATGCGATTCCTCCCGATCTCGAGGGCTCGACCCCGCCGGGTCCGCCTTGGTTCATCGAGTCCGCCTAACGGATCGCCAGGGGATTGATCGGCGAACCGACCGCGCCGGTGATCGGGAGCGGGGGGGCCGTGAAGAGGAACGCGTATCGGAGGTCCTCGGCGCAGGCCTCGGCGAGCGCGTCCAGGTTGAAGATCTCGCCGAAGAGCACGCCGGTGTTCCGGAGCGAGATCATGTGGAGCGGCTGGAAGCAGTCCTCGGTCTCGTTCGGGATGACTTCGATTCCCCAGGTGTCGGTGCAGACCGCGGCGATCTCCCGGTCGTAGAGCCAGCTCGCGCAGTGGACCGAGAGGCCCGGCGCGCTTCCTCCGCAGTACCCGTCCCAGGAGCCCTCGTCGAGGCAGCGAGTCATCATGCCCGTGCGAACCAGCACGATGTCGCCGCTCTCGATCGCGACGCCCTGCGCCTCCGCGCAGGCGTCCAGGTCGTCGGGCTTGATCGCGAACCCGTCCTCGAGCCAGAGCTCGCCGCGATGGCGCGGGATGTCGAGGAGGACGCCGCGGCCGACGACGCCGTTCTTGGCGGCCTCGATCCCGTTCACGCGCGCGCCACGGCTCGTCACGAGTTCGATGTCGCGGTCGTTGTACATCTTGCCGTCGTAGAAGACGTGGCTGAGCGCATCCCACTGGGTTCCGCACTGGAGCGGCATCGTCACCGCGTCGTCCGCATAGCGAAAGCCGCCGGGGATCCCGTCCTGGGCGCCGGCGAGCACGTCTCCGCCGTCCTGCAGCATGAAGTGGATCGGGTTGTGGCGACCGCCGGCGCCGCTCTGCGGGCCCTTGTGGTCGAAGTCGAGG
Proteins encoded:
- a CDS encoding PEP-CTERM sorting domain-containing protein (PEP-CTERM proteins occur, often in large numbers, in the proteomes of bacteria that also encode an exosortase, a predicted intramembrane cysteine proteinase. The presence of a PEP-CTERM domain at a protein's C-terminus predicts cleavage within the sorting domain, followed by covalent anchoring to some some component of the (usually Gram-negative) cell surface. Many PEP-CTERM proteins exhibit an unusual sequence composition that includes large numbers of potential glycosylation sites. Expression of one such protein has been shown restore the ability of a bacterium to form floc, a type of biofilm.); amino-acid sequence: MSRRSFARCHRSAGRILLLATFWLLLGSTRALALPATDFSFADASTLSLDFDEIAMSQSTVITNQYEAGYGVTFSPNVWYENNRGALGWDGNNFANFQTGTGTVNATIEIIFSGTVTAVAMEFAANDGNAFEFTALRAGSVVETTVFSHGTCCAAAVYGLRDIEFDTLRISHDSGGSAFFIADRLTWNLVPEPGTAILLGLGLGLLARRPRATHG
- the purU gene encoding formyltetrahydrofolate deformylase, which gives rise to MPTPPKDSTTATLLVSCDDRPGLVAALSQLLFALGLNILDADQHTDSVAGKFFQRIRFDLATGNGGSVIDEKTLQGAIREVADRFEMEWTLRLDRDVPRMAIFVSKTDHCLYDLLLRHRSGELHCDIPLIVSNHPDLEPIAEQFGIDYRIYPITKETKAEQERKEIDLLGEYRIDLVVMARYMQILSKQMIDAFPMRIINIHHSFLPAFQGGRPYHQAYGRGVKRIGATAHYATLDLDEGPIIEQDVVRVSHRDTPKDLVRKGRDVERTVLSRAVSWHLDGRVLVYDNKTVVFD
- a CDS encoding cyclase family protein, with product MSARITADTVREWGRRYSNWGRWGPDDELGALNFITPGRILAATALPRRGQVISCGLDFDHKGPQSGAGGRHNPIHFMLQDGGDVLAGAQDGIPGGFRYADDAVTMPLQCGTQWDALSHVFYDGKMYNDRDIELVTSRGARVNGIEAAKNGVVGRGVLLDIPRHRGELWLEDGFAIKPDDLDACAEAQGVAIESGDIVLVRTGMMTRCLDEGSWDGYCGGSAPGLSVHCASWLYDREIAAVCTDTWGIEVIPNETEDCFQPLHMISLRNTGVLFGEIFNLDALAEACAEDLRYAFLFTAPPLPITGAVGSPINPLAIR